One part of the Dehalococcoidia bacterium genome encodes these proteins:
- a CDS encoding ABC transporter ATP-binding protein, with amino-acid sequence MESGSGRATVGRAAASFRPYTWQVIGVVLLILVTAGLGVVNPLLIRSVFDDALFPAGGVDLRMLWILSGIMTAATVVSGGLGILQTYLTNEVGQRVMRDLRDRLYSHLQRQSLGFFTGTRTGEIQSRIANDVGGVQNVVTNTLSSVLSNTVIFISTLVAMLILSWELTVVSVIAIPVFVVISRFVGERRRRITEQSQEAAAEVTAITQETLSISGIMLAKLFGRQNQEIERFHNENERMADLAVRRQMTGQSFFTVMQIFFSLAPVVVYLISGYLIAGTTTPDISPGTIVAFTTLQFRLYFPIVNLMEVSVELQASTALFERIFRYLDIRPDIEDRPDAVDMAPRDVRGRLTFDSVKLTYNPEHGEQTTDDGHRRWALDDVDFEVQAGQLAAFVGPSGAGKSTISYLIPRLYDPTEGSVKIDGMDIRDIKLDSLAGMIGYVTQESYLFHASLRSNLLYARPDATQSEIEAAARAAYIHDWIETLPDGYDTVVGERGYRLSGGERQRLAIARVILHDPRILILDEATSALDTTSERHVQMALEPLMRDRTTIAIAHRLSTIMSADMIYVVDEGRIIEYGTHHELLERCGLYAELYNEQFQGGLVESLCEDGIVLTDGRVMTHDGVLVGAD; translated from the coding sequence ATGGAGTCAGGCTCGGGCAGGGCCACCGTTGGAAGGGCGGCTGCGTCGTTCCGGCCATACACGTGGCAGGTTATCGGAGTGGTGCTGCTGATCCTGGTGACTGCCGGCCTGGGCGTCGTCAACCCGCTTCTGATTCGGTCGGTCTTCGACGACGCGCTCTTCCCTGCGGGCGGCGTCGATTTGCGGATGCTGTGGATACTGTCCGGCATCATGACTGCCGCCACGGTCGTCAGCGGAGGCCTGGGCATCCTCCAGACGTACCTGACCAACGAGGTCGGTCAGCGCGTGATGCGCGACCTGCGGGACAGACTATACTCGCACCTTCAACGACAGTCGCTAGGCTTCTTCACCGGCACTCGTACCGGGGAGATACAGTCGCGTATCGCCAACGACGTCGGCGGCGTGCAGAACGTCGTTACCAACACGCTCTCCAGCGTGCTGTCCAACACGGTCATATTCATCAGCACGCTCGTGGCCATGCTGATCCTGTCGTGGGAGCTGACGGTCGTGTCCGTCATCGCCATCCCGGTGTTCGTGGTCATATCGAGGTTCGTGGGAGAGCGCAGGCGGCGCATTACGGAACAATCACAGGAGGCCGCCGCCGAGGTCACCGCAATCACCCAGGAGACGCTATCGATCTCCGGCATCATGCTCGCCAAGCTGTTCGGGAGGCAGAACCAGGAGATCGAACGCTTCCACAACGAGAACGAACGCATGGCCGACCTCGCCGTCAGGCGTCAGATGACCGGCCAGTCGTTCTTCACGGTGATGCAGATATTCTTCTCGCTCGCGCCGGTGGTCGTTTACCTGATCTCGGGTTATCTCATAGCGGGCACGACGACCCCGGACATCAGCCCCGGCACCATCGTCGCATTCACCACGCTCCAGTTCAGGTTGTACTTCCCGATAGTCAACCTGATGGAGGTGTCCGTAGAGCTGCAGGCTTCGACCGCGCTGTTCGAGCGCATCTTCCGATACCTCGACATCAGGCCCGACATCGAGGACCGTCCCGACGCCGTCGATATGGCCCCGCGCGACGTTCGCGGTCGCTTGACGTTCGACTCGGTCAAGCTGACGTACAACCCCGAGCACGGCGAGCAGACCACCGACGACGGTCACCGCCGCTGGGCGCTGGATGACGTGGACTTCGAGGTGCAGGCGGGCCAGCTTGCGGCGTTCGTCGGTCCGAGCGGCGCGGGCAAGTCCACGATCTCGTACCTGATCCCGCGACTGTACGATCCCACTGAGGGCTCGGTGAAGATCGACGGCATGGACATCCGCGACATCAAGCTGGACTCGCTCGCCGGAATGATCGGGTACGTGACGCAGGAGAGCTACCTGTTCCACGCCAGTCTCAGGAGCAACCTGCTGTACGCCAGGCCGGACGCCACCCAGTCCGAGATCGAGGCCGCAGCCAGGGCGGCGTACATCCACGACTGGATAGAGACGCTCCCGGACGGCTACGACACGGTTGTCGGAGAGCGCGGCTACCGGCTGTCAGGCGGAGAGCGCCAGCGGCTCGCGATAGCCCGCGTGATCCTGCACGACCCGCGCATCCTGATTCTCGACGAGGCCACATCCGCGCTGGATACGACCAGCGAGCGACACGTCCAGATGGCGCTGGAGCCGCTGATGCGCGACCGCACGACAATCGCCATAGCGCACCGGCTGTCGACGATCATGTCCGCCGACATGATCTACGTCGTCGACGAAGGCCGGATCATCGAGTACGGCACCCACCACGAGCTGCTCGAACGATGCGGACTCTACGCCGAGCTGTACAACGAGCAGTTCCAGGGCGGCCTCGTCGAGTCCCTCTGCGAAGACGGTATAGTCCTCACGGACGGCCGCGTAATGACGCATGACGGCGTCCTCGTAGGCGCCGACTGA
- a CDS encoding MFS transporter produces MAEPRFFYGWYIVVCCFISQGVRAGLGNQTFGFFIKPLTEELGWSRAVLTGALMTQNIVGAMISPLIGFCIDRYGPRLLMAGGALCMGASMILLSQTRHLWQFVLFLGVLGTLGFAGLAYSVTSPTIAKWFVRRRGRAAGIATGGLNIGVAAFTPLIVFLIDQYGWRSAWLYLGLLPPLLVIPPARKIWACFLTATPLRQSHRHSQTQSSRIPKTTPAR; encoded by the coding sequence TTGGCTGAACCCCGCTTCTTCTATGGTTGGTACATCGTCGTGTGCTGTTTCATCAGCCAGGGTGTACGCGCGGGACTGGGAAACCAGACATTTGGCTTCTTCATCAAGCCGCTGACTGAGGAACTCGGCTGGTCGCGCGCGGTGCTGACCGGCGCCCTGATGACTCAGAACATCGTGGGCGCGATGATCTCGCCGCTGATTGGCTTCTGTATAGACCGCTATGGACCTCGTCTGCTGATGGCAGGAGGCGCCCTCTGCATGGGAGCCTCGATGATTCTCCTGTCTCAGACCCGGCACCTGTGGCAGTTCGTGCTGTTTCTCGGCGTCCTCGGCACGCTCGGTTTCGCCGGGCTGGCCTACAGCGTCACAAGTCCGACGATAGCCAAGTGGTTCGTTCGCAGGCGAGGACGAGCGGCCGGAATCGCCACCGGTGGGCTGAATATCGGAGTGGCGGCCTTCACCCCGCTCATCGTCTTCCTGATCGATCAATACGGCTGGCGCTCGGCCTGGCTCTACCTGGGACTGCTGCCGCCGCTGCTTGTGATTCCCCCGGCACGGAAGATATGGGCCTGCTTCCTGACGGCGACACCACTTCGGCAGAGCCATCGTCACAGTCAGACTCAGTCCAGCAGGATACCGAAGACCACACCAGCGAGGTGA